The window GTATGCTGCAGAACTTGTCAATCTGACAGATGATTTAAATAAAAAGGTTTCGGCTTATTCTGGAGGAATGAAGCGTCGGTTATCACTTGCCATTGCATTAATTCAGAACCCTAAAATCTTAATTTTAGATGAACCTACCGTTGGAATTGATCCTGAATTAAAGGCTGGAATTTGGAGTGAATTGCTCCGCCTAAAAAATGATGAAAAAAAGACAATCATTGTCACAACTCATGTTATGGACGAAGCCGATCGATGTGATTTTATTGCCATGATACGAAATGGAAGGATCATTACAAATGGGACACCGGATGAATTGAAGTCAGGATATCAGGCAAACAGCTTGGATGAGGTATTCCTTAAAGCAGGGAGGAAGGACTCATGAGAACGATAGCGGTAGTGAAAAGGATTTGTCTTGAAATGTTTCGTGATAAACGAACATTGGCCTTGCTTTTTGTGGCTCCATTACTCATCCTATCTTTAATGTACTTATTGTTTAATGGGGACACAATAGAGCCGACGCTTGGAGTTGTGGATGTAGACCAGGCTCTTGTTACACAATTGAAGGATACTAATATGTTGATAAAAGAATATCAAGCAGTGGACGATACGGATGGAACAGTGGTTAAAGACCAGCTCGACGGTATTTTGCAGAAGGAGAATGAGCAGTATATTTTAACCCTGCAAAATCGTGACCCTAGTACGGCAAAGTCATTGCAAATGAAGGTATCGCAAACAATTGCTGCCTATACTCAGTCTATATTTGTAAGCCAAAGTGCAATGGAAAGACAGCTTCCAAAGGTACAGATGGAAACGAATTATATTTATGGAAGCAGTGAAACGGTTTATTTCGATGTATTAAGTCCGATTCTCATTGGCTTCTTTGTTTTCTTTTTTGTATTTCTGATTTCAGGAATTGGTCTATTAAAGGAGCGAACAACCGGTACACTTGAAAGACTTATGTCTACTCCCATTAGGCGGGGAGAAATTGTCTCGGCCTATTTAATTGGTTTTGGGATGTTTGCCATTATTCAAACCATTATTGTCGTTTTTTATTCCATCAGCGTATTAGATATTGTCCTAGTAGGTTCCATATGGAATGTTATCCTGATTAATCTATTGTTGGCGTTAGTTGCGTTATCCTTAGGTATACTGCTATCTACTTTTGCAGCATCCGAATTTCAGATGGTTCAGTTTATCCCGATAGCCATCATTCCACAGATTTTCTTTTCCGGCATTTTACCACTTGAGGGAATGGCCGATTGGCTTCAAGCACTTGGGAAAATCATGCCTTTATACTATGCTGCAGATGCCTTAAAGGGTGTTATGTATATGGGACTTGGTTTAAAAGAAATCAGTGGGGATTTAATCGTATTAGCAATATTTGCGATTATCTTTATTATCCTCAATATATTTGCCATGAAACGATATCGAAAATTATAACAAACTAGATAAACTAAAGGTGGTGGACATCATTGTGTCAAAAAATAGCTTACTGGAAGAATTGATGGCTCAACCAGTGTTAAGCAAAAAAATGACGGTAAAACAGCAGAAAATAGTCGAAACAGCAGTCAAAATGTTTGCTGAAAAAGGGTATGCTAATACATCAACAAGTGAGATTGCAAAGGCTGCGGGAGTGGCAGAAGGAACTATTTTTAGACATTATGGTACGAAGGATCGGTTATTACTTGCTGTGATTCTGCCATTTATAAAGGAATCACTTCCATCAATGGCTGAAAATGTTTTTCAAGAGGTTTTCTCAAAGGACAAAAGCTTTGAGGATTTTTTACGAGCCTTTATCAAAAACCGCTGGCAGTTTCTGGATGAGAATAAGGAGCTTTTTAAAGTAATAGTCAAGGAGCTTTTGTACAGTGAGGATCTAAAACATGATCTGCTACCCTTCTTTAAGGATGCTGTATGGAACCGTTTAATAAACGTAATAGATCATTTTAAAAATCGGGGAGAATTGCTTGATCTTCCAAGTGAGACTCTGTTAAAAATGATGTTTACAGTTATTGCTGGAAGTTTTGTTTCGGATTTAGTCTTATTCTCAAACCCCTCCACCCCTGCAAAAGATGAAGTAATTGAAGCCATGATTCGATTTATCATGGACGGAATGAGCAATAAAACTCCAAATGATGAATAAGACAGAATGAAGGAGAGCAATAGTCAATATTGCTCTCCTTCTGTTACTTCAATGAAAATTAGGTCATACTTTTTGAATATTCAACTTATTGTGTTAGTGATGGTACTCTCATTAGGCTTCTTAATTTAGAAATGAGATGACTAAATCGAATGCCCGCTCGAACAATCATGAAAAAAAGTGTAGGAAATAAGCGAAAGAGAATATTCAAAGTATATCCCTCCACATTGAATTATTGTGTTAGCATGCTGCAACACTACTCATAGTATTTGCTATATTTTTGCGTTCATTACAATTTCAATATTATTTTTATATTAACATTATGATGCGTTTCTATCCCACACCGAAATGCTATTTAAGATTATTTTTCTGTGCATTTTCAGTCAAAAGATTTCTTACATCCTTCACCATCTCATCAAATGTCTGATTCACTTGATTCATAATGGAATCTTGTGGAGTATTCTGATTGGCTTGTTCAGAATGATCTTTTTTCATCCTATTCACCTCCGCTATGGATAGAGTGTGTAAATGATAGAAAAATATGCCATGAAAAAAGTGTACATTATTAATTTTTCTCAAGGATTCATGAACCAGGAGTCTAAATATAGTATATAATTAGACTAAATTTTCAGAAAATAGGGAAAGGGATGAAAATGATAACAATAAAAGAACTTTCTTCAAAGGATGAGATTTTATTGGCTTTTCCAGTTATGAAACAGCTGCGAAAGCATCTAGATGAAAGCACCTATGTAAAATTAGTGCTCGATGCACAGGCAAATGACCAATATAAATTGCTTGCCCTGCTTGAAAATAGTGAAATTGTGTCAGTAATCGGATATCAACCAATGATTACGTTATATTATGGCAGGTTCATATGGGTTTGTGACTTGGTGACGGATGAACATAAGCGTTCTAAAGGCTATGGAGAACAGCTATTGTCCTATGTTCAAAAATGGGCTTCCGAGAATGATTATGAAAGCATTGCTCTATCCTCTGGTTTACAACGAAAGAATGCTCACCGATTTTATGAAGAAAATATGAAATATGATAAAGTAAGCTATGTATTTAAAAAAACGTTATAGGCTATTTTTTATCGATCGGGGAGAACTTTAAGTCTATTCGAAATCTATTATATATTTTAAGGTCTTTTTGGATTGAAAGGAGATTAGTGGGAATGTCTCAATATGAATATGCTACATTTGCCGGGGGTTGCTTTTGGTGTATGGTTGAGCCGTTCGATCAGCAGCCTGGAATTAAAGAGATTATATCAGGCTATACCGGTGGACATACAGAAAATCCAACATATGAGGAGGTTTGTTCGGAATTAACAGGTCATTATGAAGCTGTTCAAATCACGTTTGACCCGGTTGTCTTTCCCTATCAAAAATTACTGCAATTATACTGGCAGCAAATTGATCCAACTGATGCGGGAGGTCAATTTAATGATCGTGGTTCGTCCTATCGGACAGCTATCTTTTATCATCATGAAGAACAACGTAAGCTTGCTGAAGCCTCGAAAGACAAGCTGGACAAAAGTGGCCGTTTCAAACACCCAATTGTCACTGAAATTCTGCCAGCGGGAGTTTTTTATCAGGCAGAAGAAAAGCATCAGTATTATTATAAGAAAATTCCTTTTCACTACAATTTATACAAAGAAGGCTCAGGAAGAGCTAAATTTATCCGTGAAAACTGGAGAACAAGAAAAAGTGATGAAGTGCTGCTCCAGGAACTGACACCAATTCAATATGAGGTTACACGGAATAATGCAACAGAACCTCCATTTCAAAATGCATTTTGGAATCATACTGAAGATGGAATTTATGTAGATGTTATTTCAGGAGAACCGTTATTTAGCTCGCGGGACAAATATGATGCAGGCTGTGGCTGGCCAAGCTTTACCAAGCCATTGCGGAAAAATGAATTGGAGGAAAGGTTTGACACCTCTCATGGTTTACGCAGAATTGAGGTACGGGCAAAAACATCCGATTCACATTTAGGACATGTCTTTGATGATGGTCCTGAGCCATACGGATCACGCTATTGTATAAACTCGGCAGCGCTACGTTTTATACCGAAGGAAAGACTTGAAGAGGATGGCTATGGTGAATTTAAAGCCTTGTTTACATAGAAATTGGAAAAACACACACTTCTATTTGAAAAGTGTGTGTTTTCTGACTGTGTTAGTAAATGTATAGATGGCTTTCAACAAACTGACACACATCATTAATATTTAATGTGTTTTTCTTTAATTCTTTTTCTGCTTCCTTAATATAAGGCAGATAGTCTGGAATAGTATGCAGTTCTTTGATGGAAATTTCTCCGCTGACTAATTGTAAAGCTGCTTTTTGTATTTCTTCATTTTCTACTTGAAATAACAGAAAAGCAAGACAACTAATTCGATCCATTTCATTTCCACCCTTCCAAAACATTTGTTCTTGTATATTCTTACATAGTTCTACAAAACCATAAGAAAATCCTTCCAAGAATTTGGAAAAAAGATTGCTAATTATATCGATAGATGGTCGTTCTATTTTTCCCATTTAGCTTCGATTGATATAGCGCTTTATCTGCTCTTATCAGGATTTCTTCCGGACTCTGATCGCTTTTAGGATGAAATGAGGATATTCCTAAAGAAACCGTGATGGATTCTCCAGTTGGATTACTCGAATTCGCTATTCGCATACGCAGTTGTTCCGCAGTAATAAATGCACCTTCCTCATTCGAATTCTTTAATAGGATAGAAAATTCTTCGCCTCCATATCGATAGAATAAGTGGTCTTCACTAGTATTGGCCCTCATCATTGAGGCAATGAACTTTAATAGATCGTCTCCCGTTAAATGTCCATAGGTATCATTTACTTCTTTAAAATGATCAATATCAATCATGATAATGGAAAAAGGTATCTTTTGCTGAAACCATTCATGAGTAGTTGCATCAAAGGCTCTGCGATTTCCTAATTCTGTTAAACCATCTAATTGGACTTGAATATTTAATTCTTTAAGGTGATTTTGTAAGTGATTATAAAGCTGGCTGACTTCATAAATATTTGATTTAATCGGAGGGACAGATGCCTTTGGAAAATTGGCTGCGTTCTCAGCATACTCAGCTAGTTTATTGATCGGCTTCGTAAAACTATTTGTTAAATACCAGGCAATGACTAAAATTAAACATAATAGCGGTAGGGATTGAAGGATGACTTTCCCAAGTAATTCTTTTAACGGAGCTTCAATAACCGATAAAGGAGTCTGTGATACGATTCCCCAGCCAGAATTTTCCTCATAAGCATAGCCAGCAAAAAACTCCTTTCCTTCTGAATTGATAATGATTTGGCTACCGCTTTTTCCCTTTATAACCTTTTGGACCATCTGATTGGACGTGACTTCATGATTGATGCGACTTGAATTCGGATGGTAAATAATCGCACCTCTCTGATCGACAACAAAAACATAGGAGCCGTCAGCCACTTCACGATCATGATGATTCAGTAATGAATTAATTACATTATCACTTTCTAGATGTATTGCCCCTGCCACAAGTCCTTGAAATACACCTTCTTGATTAAAAATAGGTGCGGATACGAGTACAATTAATTCTCCAAATGCGGCGCGATAGGGCTCTGAAATAAAAGGCTTTTGAATGGTCAGCGCTTTTTGAAAGATTTTCGATTGAATTTGTATTCCTGTAAGAAGGGTAGTCCCTGTTGCTTCCGTTTCAATATTCTGATTAATACTTGGGCTAATGAATTGAATGACACCGTTTTCATCCGTGATAAATAAGGAACTGAAATATTTTTCATTTGCTGCACGCCATTCATCGATATCTATTTGATGAAAGTTATCATGGGTAAGGATTCTTGCTAATGCATGGACGTTTTTTTGCATATGTGTCAGCATATCACTTGTGCTTAAAGCCAGTTTGCGGGCATATTTTTGATTACTCTCCAAGTAATTTGTTGACAAAGTGTCTCTTAGTGCTTGTGCAGAGGAATACCAATTTACACTAATTGTCAAGAGAATAGCCAGGGTGACAAGGCTGCTAATTATGATTTGTAGTTTGATTCCCTTTTTACCATTCATTGGGTATATTACCTCTTTATTCATATATTAATATATTTAAATTTATTGATATTAAATATTAATACGGTCATTTTACCATAATGTTTATAATAGCACTATTACGATGTTTGTAATGGGTTTATATATTTTTTTATAAGGAAATAGTAATGGATTATACATACGAGGGAGGTGTGGAAGAAATAGTATGAAGAGAGATCACTTTGAATATAGAGATCGCCCAGCACAGTGACAGAACAATATAAGCATCACTATGGCCAGGCAGAATCATTTAGATTTAAACTACAGCACTTGAATTTCATTTTCTTTTACCAGCACCACTTTTCTTGGTGATTGCTCACTTCTTATTTCATAGAGTCCGTTTTTATAATCGTATAAAATAACATAAATATCTCCAGCAAATAAAACCTTGTCATTAATCGTCATATAAAGTCCTCCTATTTATTAATGTTAAAATTTGCAGTTATTAACTTATGTAATATTATCTTACATGAAAATTATAAGATGTGAAGTCTGTTTTTGTATATTTTGTGTAAAAATTTAAAAAATAAAGTCGTTTACTGTCATTCATTTCAGAAGGAAGCGAGCGCCTTTAAATTTTACTGTACATAGAAATGTATCGTTCCTCTCAAAATAATATGGATGTTAAGGAGGTTTTGGAATGAAAAAAGCTACTTGTGGTCCCGATGAAAAAATGATGGCCTGGTGGCAGCTGTCGTTAGTCGGTGTTGGCTGTATTATTGGGACGGGGTTTTTCCTTGCTTCAGGGATTGCAATCAGATTAACAGGCTCTTCTGTGCTTCTGGTTTTTATCGTTGCAGCTATCGGTACTTATGTTGTAGGGGAGGCACTTGGGAAATTAGCTGCACATGACCCGCAGAAAGGATCATTTCGGACCTATGCGAAAAAAGCATTTGGAAGATGGGCAGGTTTTGGAAGCGGATGGGTCTATTGGAGTTCAGAAATTCTCATTGTCGGCAGTCAGTTAACGGCTTTATCCATTTTTACCCGTTTTTGGTTTCCCAATATTCCTATATGGATCTTTGCATCTATCTACGCCGTTTTAGGCATCATTGTCGTATTGTTAGGTGCTAGTGGCTTTGAGAAAGCAGAAAATATTTTTGCTATTACTAAGGTTTCAGCTATTCTAATGTTCATCTTATTAGCCCTTGCAGGAATTATTGGTTGGATTCATGGTGGGGGAGAAAAGCTATATATTCCAAATAATACAAATGAATTTTTTAAGGCCGGATTAATCGGCTTTTGGTCGGCCTTGATATTTGGCTTTTACGCGTTTGGTGGAATCGAAATTATGGGGATGATGACGCCTAGATTGCGGAAAAAAGATGATGCTCGAAAGGCTAATTCAGTTATGCTCCTAATGTTAACGTCGATTTATCTAGTATCAGTGGGACTTGCTGTTCTTTTAGCAGCGAATAATAGGTTTACTCCTGATGAAAGCCCGTTTGTAGTAGCAATGGATCGCTATGGACTAGCCTTTTTCCCACATGTTTTTAACGGAGCTATTATTGTTGCTGGTTTTTCGACCATGACTGCATCATTGTTTGCGGTTACTAACATGCTAGTAACCTTATCAGAGGATGGAGATGCTCCAAAGATTTTTTCCAGAAAGGGTAAGCTTAAAGTTCCTCCTTTTGCACTTTTTCTCACGATTTGCGGGTTAATCGCAAGTATTGTAACCGGACTGCTTATGCCGGATACGGTGTATGAGTATATTACGACTGCTGCAGGTCTTATGCTTCTATATAACTGGATTTTTGTGTTATTTGCATACCCAAGAATCTTAGAATTAACCACATGGGAAAAAGTAAAGCAGTGGATAGGCTTTCTGCTTATTCTATTAGCTGTCAGCGGTACATTATGGGAAAAAGCAAGCAGACCCGGTTTTTTCATCAGTTTAATTTTTATCGCTGTTATTGGTCTTGTGTTACTAATCATGCAACATCGCTGGAAAAAGGAAGATAAGAATAAGGAACCAAAATCTCCTCATATGTGGGAGCACCTTGAATTTGCCAAAAAATAATTTGAAACTAAAAAAATGCCATCCACCATATTCAGATCTACAGGTGGACGGCATTCTTAGTCATGACTATTGTTGTAATTCTTGATCAAATAGCTCCTTCTGTTTTGTTATAATATCGATGGCTTGATCGGAGATTTGACTTAATTCTTGATATAGGGCATTTGAGGAACGATTATCGCCTTCCTGTACCTCTTCAAAAATTTGCTCTGCTAATTGTCGCCTTCTATGGCCAATTTCTCTTAGCTCATCACCGAGTTTTTCTAATTGCTTGCGGTCCATACTCATCCTCCTTAAACAACATACTGTTCGCATAAGCTTGTCAATTAATATGCCAACAGCATTGTAAGCATATAACTGTAATATGACCGTCTGTCTTTCTTTTATTCGATACATGGAATAATTTCGTCCATCTTTCTTTTATAGGCTATTTTCTCTACGCCCTGTATGTTTCAAAAAACTTAGAGCATGCTAAGCTTTGAAGTATCTTTAATTCGTAATAAGAATGGAGGAGTTACATCGTGGATGAAAACCATAGTTCAAGTGATGCTGCCGAACATCACAAAATGAAATCTGTTCGTGAAGTCATTGAAACGAGTTCCACAGGGTATGGATTAGAATCCGTTTTAGAACCAAAGAAAGATAATAAGGAGGTAACAGATAAAAAAATTCTTGTGGAGGACTATAACCATTAATCCTTTCAATGGGGGTCTATCAATTGAATAGTAATGATTATAACCAAATTTATCAGGAATATAAACAACAGGCTCAAGTGCAGGCCAGTACGGAAGCGATGAACTCTGTGGATTCTGGAAAAGAAGCAATCGTTGCAGTACGTAAAAATGATGAAGGCGATATCATTGCCTTCAAGACAGACAATGGACGAGAATTAGATTATCTATCGGCACTAAATGAAGCAAAAGCAGGTAGGCTGGCACATGTGGACGTTTTTCACAAATATGGAAGAGACATTATCCGCAGTGAACCTGACGGCATAAAAGAGAATAATTTAGATCATCTACCTACTTTTTAAGCACCGAAGAATCATCTAAGAAGAAATTCCCTATTCCTAAAGACCTGAAAGGGCTTAGGATAGGGATTGAACTTATTTTTAGAGAAATAAGAGCTTTAGGGCCTCATATCCAAAATAAATTCCAAATCCAATTAATGAGATTCCTGAAGTGATGGAAATAATAATGAGTATTTTTGCCGTTAATAGCTTTCGAAATGTGCTGGCTAAAAGAGCCATGAACAAGTCCCAAATAGAGATTCCGCAAAAAATAGCAAAGCTGTATAGAAATAACTGACCTGTATCATATGTATGGACCGTTTTAGCAAGAACCGAACCGTATATACCGAGCCAGAAGAGAATTGTTAATGGATTTGATAAAGACATAAAAAAACCAGATA of the Bacillus tuaregi genome contains:
- a CDS encoding ABC transporter ATP-binding protein; translated protein: MSVSIEVANVSKSFSKKQVLNGINLIIEEGTLYGFIGPSGAGKTTLIKMIVGMDQPDNGSIHVLKKKMPNLGILKEIGYMAQSDALYTSLSGKENLTFFAALFGLKGEEMKQRLAYAAELVNLTDDLNKKVSAYSGGMKRRLSLAIALIQNPKILILDEPTVGIDPELKAGIWSELLRLKNDEKKTIIVTTHVMDEADRCDFIAMIRNGRIITNGTPDELKSGYQANSLDEVFLKAGRKDS
- a CDS encoding ABC transporter permease, which encodes MRTIAVVKRICLEMFRDKRTLALLFVAPLLILSLMYLLFNGDTIEPTLGVVDVDQALVTQLKDTNMLIKEYQAVDDTDGTVVKDQLDGILQKENEQYILTLQNRDPSTAKSLQMKVSQTIAAYTQSIFVSQSAMERQLPKVQMETNYIYGSSETVYFDVLSPILIGFFVFFFVFLISGIGLLKERTTGTLERLMSTPIRRGEIVSAYLIGFGMFAIIQTIIVVFYSISVLDIVLVGSIWNVILINLLLALVALSLGILLSTFAASEFQMVQFIPIAIIPQIFFSGILPLEGMADWLQALGKIMPLYYAADALKGVMYMGLGLKEISGDLIVLAIFAIIFIILNIFAMKRYRKL
- a CDS encoding TetR/AcrR family transcriptional regulator, with amino-acid sequence MSKNSLLEELMAQPVLSKKMTVKQQKIVETAVKMFAEKGYANTSTSEIAKAAGVAEGTIFRHYGTKDRLLLAVILPFIKESLPSMAENVFQEVFSKDKSFEDFLRAFIKNRWQFLDENKELFKVIVKELLYSEDLKHDLLPFFKDAVWNRLINVIDHFKNRGELLDLPSETLLKMMFTVIAGSFVSDLVLFSNPSTPAKDEVIEAMIRFIMDGMSNKTPNDE
- a CDS encoding GNAT family N-acetyltransferase, whose protein sequence is MKMITIKELSSKDEILLAFPVMKQLRKHLDESTYVKLVLDAQANDQYKLLALLENSEIVSVIGYQPMITLYYGRFIWVCDLVTDEHKRSKGYGEQLLSYVQKWASENDYESIALSSGLQRKNAHRFYEENMKYDKVSYVFKKTL
- the msrA gene encoding peptide-methionine (S)-S-oxide reductase MsrA — its product is MSQYEYATFAGGCFWCMVEPFDQQPGIKEIISGYTGGHTENPTYEEVCSELTGHYEAVQITFDPVVFPYQKLLQLYWQQIDPTDAGGQFNDRGSSYRTAIFYHHEEQRKLAEASKDKLDKSGRFKHPIVTEILPAGVFYQAEEKHQYYYKKIPFHYNLYKEGSGRAKFIRENWRTRKSDEVLLQELTPIQYEVTRNNATEPPFQNAFWNHTEDGIYVDVISGEPLFSSRDKYDAGCGWPSFTKPLRKNELEERFDTSHGLRRIEVRAKTSDSHLGHVFDDGPEPYGSRYCINSAALRFIPKERLEEDGYGEFKALFT
- a CDS encoding sensor domain-containing diguanylate cyclase, which produces MNGKKGIKLQIIISSLVTLAILLTISVNWYSSAQALRDTLSTNYLESNQKYARKLALSTSDMLTHMQKNVHALARILTHDNFHQIDIDEWRAANEKYFSSLFITDENGVIQFISPSINQNIETEATGTTLLTGIQIQSKIFQKALTIQKPFISEPYRAAFGELIVLVSAPIFNQEGVFQGLVAGAIHLESDNVINSLLNHHDREVADGSYVFVVDQRGAIIYHPNSSRINHEVTSNQMVQKVIKGKSGSQIIINSEGKEFFAGYAYEENSGWGIVSQTPLSVIEAPLKELLGKVILQSLPLLCLILVIAWYLTNSFTKPINKLAEYAENAANFPKASVPPIKSNIYEVSQLYNHLQNHLKELNIQVQLDGLTELGNRRAFDATTHEWFQQKIPFSIIMIDIDHFKEVNDTYGHLTGDDLLKFIASMMRANTSEDHLFYRYGGEEFSILLKNSNEEGAFITAEQLRMRIANSSNPTGESITVSLGISSFHPKSDQSPEEILIRADKALYQSKLNGKNRTTIYRYN
- a CDS encoding amino acid permease, with product MKKATCGPDEKMMAWWQLSLVGVGCIIGTGFFLASGIAIRLTGSSVLLVFIVAAIGTYVVGEALGKLAAHDPQKGSFRTYAKKAFGRWAGFGSGWVYWSSEILIVGSQLTALSIFTRFWFPNIPIWIFASIYAVLGIIVVLLGASGFEKAENIFAITKVSAILMFILLALAGIIGWIHGGGEKLYIPNNTNEFFKAGLIGFWSALIFGFYAFGGIEIMGMMTPRLRKKDDARKANSVMLLMLTSIYLVSVGLAVLLAANNRFTPDESPFVVAMDRYGLAFFPHVFNGAIIVAGFSTMTASLFAVTNMLVTLSEDGDAPKIFSRKGKLKVPPFALFLTICGLIASIVTGLLMPDTVYEYITTAAGLMLLYNWIFVLFAYPRILELTTWEKVKQWIGFLLILLAVSGTLWEKASRPGFFISLIFIAVIGLVLLIMQHRWKKEDKNKEPKSPHMWEHLEFAKK
- a CDS encoding DUF3892 domain-containing protein, with the protein product MNSVDSGKEAIVAVRKNDEGDIIAFKTDNGRELDYLSALNEAKAGRLAHVDVFHKYGRDIIRSEPDGIKENNLDHLPTF